Below is a window of Cytophaga hutchinsonii ATCC 33406 DNA.
TTATATCGCTGAAAGTTACAGACGCTCAAACCGTATACAGGAAGCGGAACCATTTTATAAGAAAGCAATTGAAGCAGGTATAAAAGATGAAGAAGCCCACTTTTTTTATGCGAATGCATTAAAATCAGTAGGCAATTACGAAGGCGCTGCAACACAATACAAACAATACATTAAGACAGGTTCTAATTTCGATTACATTAACAGAGCAAAAAAAGAACTAGAGAATCTTAAAGCGTTGCAGGAAGTAGTAGAAAAAGAAACGTATTACAAGGTTGAAAATATTGGACAGATTAACTCACCGGAAGCAGAATATGCCCCATACATCTATAAGAATCAACTTTACTTTACAAGTTCAAGAGATGCTGAAAAAATGCACGCTGCTACAGGAACTGGTTTTACAAACATTCACGAATATGTATTTGACGGTGTAGAAAAGTTTTCGGGACAGTCTGTACCATTGTCTAATGCTATTAATACAGACGGTGCACACGAAGCTTCCTGTATCCTAACAAAAGATGGCAAAACAATGATTTTTGCAAGAGGTAACAGCGGCGCCAAAAAAGGTCCTCAGGACGTTGATTTATTTAAAACAACGTTACAGTCAGATGGCAAATGGAGTGAGCCGGTTATGCTTGCAATAAATGATCCGGCTGCATGGGATGCTTGTCCTGCATTATCTTTAGATGAAAAAACGCTTTACTTTGCTTCAAACAGAGAAGCAGAAGGCGCATTGGGGAACGTTGATATTTACAAAGCTACATTAGATGAAAAAGGAGAATGGTCTAACCCGGTAAACATTGGTGCGCCAATCAATACACGTGGCAATGATATGTATCCGTCATTCAATAAAGATGGTAAGTTTTATTTCGCATCAGACGGCCACCCATCTTTAGGTTCTTTGGATATTTTCTACGTAGATCCTAAAGAAAGTAAAATTGTAAATATGGGCAAGCCAATTAATACAAGTTATGATGACTTTGGATTAGTTTGGAAAGATAGCTTAGAAGGCTACTTCGCATCAAATAGAATTGATAATGGTGCAAAAGGTGATGATGATATTTATTTTGTAAGAAATACATTCTGGGATAGAAGAGCAAAGTACTATGTTGACGGTACATCATTCGCAAAATCTAAAAAGAACCCGAAAGCAATCCTTCCGAATTCAATTATCTATTTGTTAAGCTGCAAAGGAGATACATTGAAATCAATCGTGTCTGACACAGAAGGAAAATTTGAATTCGAATTAAAACCGGATACATGTTATTATTTAGCAGCTCATTCAGACAAATACTTTGCAATGCCTAAATCTGAATGGACTCCAGTTAAAATAGCAACGGTGCCTATTAAAGATCTTGACATCGGAGATAATTCAATTAAGAAAAAAGCCGAAGTTATGTTAGTGAAAAAGGAGCGTATCGTTATTGTTCGTAATATCTTATACGATTATGACAAATGGGATATTCGTCCGGATGCTGCAGTTGAACTTGACACAATGGTTATGCTGATGAATGCGAACCCGGAAATTCAGATTGAATTAGGTTCTCACACCGATGAGCGTGGTTCTGCTGAATACAACAGAGTATTGGCACAGAAACGTGCACAGGCAGCGGTTGATTACATTATTGCACACGGCATTTCTAAAGACAGAATTATTGCAAAAGGATATGGCGAAGATGAACCTGCAATCAGAAATGCAAAAACAGAGGCTGATCACCAAACAAACCGTCGTACAACATTTAAAGTGTTAAACCATTTTAGCGACGAATTAGAAATAAAATCAGGAGAATAAGTATATTATTTTCAAACATTGTTTAAAAGTCTCCCGATTAATCGGGAGACTTTTTTATTTTTACATAATTAAAGATAAAGTAAACATGAGCAGCAGCGATAGATACATGCAACGTGGGGTATCTTCCCAGAAAGAAGACGTACATAAAGCCATAAAGTCCATAGATAAAGGTATTTACCCTAGAGCATTTTGCAAAATCATACCGGACATCCTTGGTGGCGACCCGGAATATTGTAATATCATGCATGCAGACGGTGCGGGAACAAAATCCTCACTGGCATATGTTTACTGGAAAGAAACGGGTGATATATCCGTTTGGAAAGGAATTGCGCAGGATGCTGTGATCATGAATATTGACGATCTGATCTGTGTAGGCGCAGTAGATAATATCCTGTTATCTTCTACGATTGGAAGAAATAAAAACTTAATACCGGGAGAAGTACTGGCTGCTATTATAAACGGTACAGAAGAGGTGCTACAAATGCTGCGTGATAACGGCATAGGAATTTACAGTACAGGTGGCGAAACGGCAGATGTTGGCGATTTAGTGCGCACAATTATCGTAGATAGCACCGTAACATGCCGAATGAAGCGACAAGATGTCATTTCTAACGAAAATATTAAGGCTGGCAATGTAATTGTAGGTTTTGCTTCATACGGACAAACTTCGTATGAAACCGAATATAACGGAGGCATGGGTAGCAACGGACTTACATCAGCAAGACACGATGTATTTAACAATGTACTGGCTTCAAAATACCCGGAAAGTTTTGATCCGAAGGTGCCTGAAAATCTGGTATATTCCGGAGAAATGAATCTTACGGATCCGTATTTGAATGTACCACTTGATGCAGGAAAGCTGGTACTTTCACCCACAAGAACATACGCTCCGTTGATGAAAGAAATCATCCATCAATACAAAGGCAAGCTTGATGGTGTAGTACATTGCAGTGGAGGCGGACAAACGAAAGTTCTGCACTTTACAGATGCCACAACGCACATCATCAAAGATAATTTATTTGATGTACCACCGCTTTTCCAGTTAATTCAAGGGCAAAGTAATACACCATGGGAAGAAATGTATAAGGTATTTAACATGGGGCACCGCCTGGAAATATATACCGATGCTGCGCATGCAGAAGGTATGATTGCTATAGCGAAGAAATTTAACATTGAAGCAAAAATAATAGGAAGAGTGGAAGCTCCTGTTGCCGGCAAAAGGCTTACTATTACTGGTCCGCAGGGGACTGAATATACATACGCATAAAGCTGGAAGAAATATCCGGCTGATTAATATAAAAAAAATGAAAATACCATTTTACAAATATCAGGGAACTGGAAATGATTTCATTATCATAGATAACCGCAGCAATATCTTTGATAGAGAACGCCGTGATATTGTGGCGCAACTGTGCGACAGAAGATTTGGAATCGGTGCAGACGGCTTTATTCTATTGCAAAATAAAGAAGGGTATGATTTTGAAATGGTTTATTACAATGCAGATGGAAACGAAAGTACCATGTGCGGAAATGGTGGCAGATGCATTGTTCAGTTTGCTCAGGACATCGGAGTAATGAATCTTACAACACATTTTTTAGCAGTAGATGGAGTGCATTATGCATTTATAAAAGAAAAGCTTGTAAACCTGCAGATGATGAATGTTGCCGGAATTGATACATTGGCAGACGATACATTCTTTTTAAATACAGGCTCTCCGCATTACGTTAAAAAAGTAGAAAAAATAGAACAGTTTCCTGTTTTTGAAACAGGAAAATCAATACGTTACAGCGATACATTTGCACCCGGCGGGACAAATGTAAACTTCATGGAAATGCAGGATAACTGGCTTTTTGTACGTACATACGAGCGTGGTGTTGAAAACGAAACATATTCCTGCGGAACCGGTGTAACAGCCGCTGCAATTGCTGCAGAGAAGCTTGGCATAGCACCTCAGTATGTTTTAATTAAAACACTGGGGGGTGAATTAGAGGTAACTTTTATTAAAAAAAGCGACGGGAGCTATAAAGATGTATTCTTGATCGGGCCTGCTAAAAGAGTATTTACAGGGGAAATAGAGGTTGATTTTTAAGGCTCAAATCAGTATAAATTCGTAAATTTAAAAACGCTGCTTATTTCTTTTAACCGCATAAATAAACAGCTCAAAGTAAGATTTCAATATTAAGTATTTATAAATAACATGTTAGGCATTTTAGCAAAATTATTCGGTACAAAATCTGGTCGTGATATTAAAAAATTACAGCCTTTAGTTGAACGCATCAATGAAGAGTTTCAAAAACTTCATGCATTAGATGACAACCAGTTGCGCGCGCAAACAGATAAGATTAAAGGAATTATTGACGCTGATTTGAGCGGGATAGATAAACAGATAAAAGAGCATCACGATAAAATTGCTGCTAATCCGGATTTATCTATTGATGAAAAGGAAGTTGTATTTCAGGCAATTGATAAGCTTGAATTAGAAAGAAACAAAGAACTTGAGAAAGTTTTAGAAAAAGTATTGCCTCAGGCATTTGCAGTAGTTAAAGATACAGCACGCAGATGGAAAGAAAACGGTAAGCTTACTGTAACAGCAACGCCGATGGACATTGAACTTGCTTCTAGAAAGAAGAACGTTCAGATTATTGGCAGCACGGCTGAGTGGAGCAGCAAATGGCTTGCTGCCGGTACAGAAGTTACCTGGGAAATGCAGCACTTTGATGTGCAGCTTATTGGTGGTATGGTTTTGCATCACGGAAAAATTTCTGAGATGGGAACAGGGGAAGGTAAAACACTTGTAGCAACCTTACCTGCTTACCTGAATGCATTGGCGCGCAGAGGCGTACACGTGGTTACTGTCAACGACTATCTTGCAAAACGTGATAGTGAGTGGATGGCTCCGTTGTTCGAATTCCACGGCATCTCTGTAGATTGTATTGATAAATATCAGCCAAACTCAGAAGAGAGAAGAAAAGCTTATCGTGCTGACATTACATACGGAACAAACAATGAATTCGGCTTCGATTACCTGCGCGACAATATGGCGACAGATAAAGATGATCTTGTTCAGCGTGGGCACCATTATGCAATGGTCGATGAGGTCGATTCAGTATTGATTGATGATGCACGTACGCCTTTGATCATTTCAGGACCGGTACCAAAAGGCGACCAGCACGAGTTTGCAGAATTAAAACCACGTATTCAGCGTGTACTGGAAGAGCAAAAGAAATTAATCAATACGTATTTAGTTGAAGCGAAAAGATACATTGCAGCAGGTAAAGAAAAAGAAGCCGGACTGGAATTGTTGCGCGCGCACAGAGGATATCCCGGTTACAAGCCGTTGATCAAACAATTAAGTGAAACAGGTATCAAATCCATTTTGCAGAAAACGGAAAATGAATACATGGCAGAAAACAACAAACGTATGCCAGAGGTTGATCTTCCATTGTATTTTGTAATTGATGAAAAACACAATCAGGTTGACTTTACTGAAAAGGGTGTTGACTTTATCACAGGTGAACAGGAGGATCCAACCTTATTCGTACTTCCGGATATCGGTTCTGAATTAGCGAAGATTGAAAAAGATAAATCTATCTCTGATCAGGAACGTATGGAGCAAACAGAAAAGTTGTTGAGTGATTATTCAATCAAGCAGGAACGTATTCATACACTTCAGCAGTTATTAAAAGCATATACCTTATTCGAAAAAGATACCGATTACGTAATCATGGACGGAAAGGTTAAAATCGTTGATGAGCAGACTGGCCGTATCATGGATGGTCGCCGTTATTCAGACGGTTTACACCAGGCACTTGAAGCAAAAGAAAATGTGCGTGTAGAAGAAGCAACACAAACCTACGCAACCATCACACTGCAAAATTATTTCCGTATGTACCACAAGTTGTCTGGTATGACAGGTACAGCCGAAACAGAAGAAGCAGAATTTCAACAGATCTACAATCTGGATGTTGTTGTTGTTCCTACAAACAGATCTATTGCACGTTTAGATGAGCAGGATAAAGTTTATAAAACAACTAGAGAAAAATATAATGCCGTTGCAGACGAGATTGTAGAATTAACAGAAAAGGGCAGACCTGTCCTGGTTGGTACTACGTCTGTAGATATTTCTGAATTATTGAGCAGAATGCTTAAGATGCGTAATATTAAGCATCAGGTATTGAATGCAAAACTACACGCGAAAGAAGCCGACGTTGTTGCAGAAGCAGGGAAGCCGGGCACGGTAACAATTGCTACCAACATGGCTGGTAGAGGTACAGATATTAAATTAACTGCAGAAGCAAAAGCTTCAGGCGGTTTAGCAATCATAGGTACAGAACGTCATGAATCAAGACGTGTAGACAGGCAGCTTCGTGGTCGTGCCGGTCGTCAGGGTGACCCGGGCTCATCTCAGTTCTTTGTCAGTTTGGAAGACAACCTGATGCGGTTATTCGGTTCTGACCGTATTGCTAAGTTCATGGATCGTATGGGGTATAAAGAAGGTGAAGTAATTCAGCATTCTATGATTTCAAATTCGATTGAACGTGCACAGAAAAAAGTTGAAGAAAATAACTTTGGACAACGTAAGCGTTTGCTTGAATACGATAACGTAATGAATTCTCAGCGTGTTGTAATTTACAAAAGACGCAAGAACGCATTGTATGGTGAGCGTTTGAAACTTGATATCCTGAACATGATCTTTGACTTATGCGAAGACATGGTTTTCGGCGCATATACTACTAAAAATTACGACAACTTTAAATTACGCTCAATAAGTGTATTCGGAGTAATTCCTGATATTACCGAAGAAGTATTTAACAAAGCTACAGCAGAAACATTAGTTAAGTCGTTTTATGAAGAAGTGCTGGCACACTACGAACAGAAAATAAAGTTTGTAAAAGAAAAAACGCAGCCAACATTTAATGAATTGCAATTGACACGTGGCGAAACAATTGAAAATATTGTAATTCCATTTACAGATGGTAAACGTAACATCAATATTATTGCACCGCTTAAAGAATTGGCACAAAGCGATTCCCGTGCACTGGAACAAGCGATTGAGCGTTACATTACACTTGCTGTAATTGATATGCACTGGAAAGATCACTTGCGTGAAATGGACGAATTGAAACAGTCTGTACAAAATGCAGCTTATGAACAAAAGGATCCATTATTGGTATACAAATTTGAAGGGTTTGAGTTGTTCAAGAAATTCGTTTATACAGTAAATGCAGATATCGTTTCATTCTTATTCAAGGCAGATATTCCTAAGCAGGATACGGTTCCGGTTAGAGAGCTGAAACAGCAGCCTGTACAGCAGCCGAAATACAGAGAGACTAAAGATGAAGCTGGATCAGCTTTCGGAGGCGGAAACGCAAATCAGCAAGTTGAAGAAGCTGTTGCACCGCCCAAAGCAGAGCCGCTTCGTTCGCAGAAAATCGCAAACAGAAACGATAAAGTATCTGTACAGTACATGGATGGCAGTGTAAAGCGTGACATAAAATACAAAGCAGTTGAAGACGATTTATTAAGCAATAAGTGTGTGTTAATTGAAGAATAAGTTGTTGCCTGATGCCGATCGTATTAAAATGAATGTGTCTATGAAAAATGTTCTTGAGCTGATATCCGTCTTTACAATTATTTTAATGAGCTCGTGCGCGGCTATGTCGCAAAAGCACAAAGACAATTCTGTTACCTATTACGAAGATCTGAGTACAGCCCGTCCGGCATACATAAATCCGGATACACTGACTAACAGTAATCAAGCACCGAAAAAAACAGCAGTTACTACATTTAGTTACGATGACAATAAAAGAGTAGCTGCGCGCATTGATTCGTTAACAGAAATGAACAGACGCATTGCAACGGTACAAGGCTTTAGAATATTAGTATATACAGGTTCCAGCAGCGATGAGTCTCAACGCATCAAACAGCAGGTATATACATTCGATTCACAATTAAATGTATATACGCAATATAAACAGCCCAGCTTTCGAGTTAAGGTAGGTGATTTTCCTGACCGCGTTGCGGCGAGTTATATTTTAAATGATTTAAAAAGAAGTTTCCCAAATGCAATGATCGTTCCGGATCAGATAAATTTGGTCCGCTAATATGGAATTAAAACAGCGCATCCACCAGCTTGCAGCAGCTATCTCAACCGAAGTTATAGGATATAGAAGACACATTCACGCCAATCCTGAATTGTCTTTTGAAGAGTATAATACATGCAGATATGTTTCCGGCTTACTCACATCCTTTGGCGTAAAGCATGAGACAGGTATAGCGGGCACGGGCGTTGTAGCGTTGATTGAAGGAAAAAATCCAACATCAAAAGTAATTGCGTTGCGTGCAGATATGGATGCACTTCCGATCGAAGAAAAAAATGATGTGCCATATAAGTCTACAAACATAGGTGTGATGCATGCTTGTGGCCATGATGTACATACATCTTCTTTATTAGGCACAGCTAAAATATTAAGTCAGGTTACAGATCAGTTTGAAGGAACAATAAAATTAATTTTTCAACCCGGGGAAGAAAAGTTTCCGGGCGGCGCTTCATTAATGATCAATGAAGGAGTACTGGAAAACCCGGCACCGGCAAACATCATCGGACAACATGTAATGGCTTTGATTCCTGC
It encodes the following:
- a CDS encoding OmpA family protein, encoding MTRLIQAIFILGFAAFVACTPKSAKSFAKAEVQYKQAEYQHAIENYQQSLSEGGDVAQCNYYIAESYRRSNRIQEAEPFYKKAIEAGIKDEEAHFFYANALKSVGNYEGAATQYKQYIKTGSNFDYINRAKKELENLKALQEVVEKETYYKVENIGQINSPEAEYAPYIYKNQLYFTSSRDAEKMHAATGTGFTNIHEYVFDGVEKFSGQSVPLSNAINTDGAHEASCILTKDGKTMIFARGNSGAKKGPQDVDLFKTTLQSDGKWSEPVMLAINDPAAWDACPALSLDEKTLYFASNREAEGALGNVDIYKATLDEKGEWSNPVNIGAPINTRGNDMYPSFNKDGKFYFASDGHPSLGSLDIFYVDPKESKIVNMGKPINTSYDDFGLVWKDSLEGYFASNRIDNGAKGDDDIYFVRNTFWDRRAKYYVDGTSFAKSKKNPKAILPNSIIYLLSCKGDTLKSIVSDTEGKFEFELKPDTCYYLAAHSDKYFAMPKSEWTPVKIATVPIKDLDIGDNSIKKKAEVMLVKKERIVIVRNILYDYDKWDIRPDAAVELDTMVMLMNANPEIQIELGSHTDERGSAEYNRVLAQKRAQAAVDYIIAHGISKDRIIAKGYGEDEPAIRNAKTEADHQTNRRTTFKVLNHFSDELEIKSGE
- a CDS encoding AIR synthase related protein, which gives rise to MSSSDRYMQRGVSSQKEDVHKAIKSIDKGIYPRAFCKIIPDILGGDPEYCNIMHADGAGTKSSLAYVYWKETGDISVWKGIAQDAVIMNIDDLICVGAVDNILLSSTIGRNKNLIPGEVLAAIINGTEEVLQMLRDNGIGIYSTGGETADVGDLVRTIIVDSTVTCRMKRQDVISNENIKAGNVIVGFASYGQTSYETEYNGGMGSNGLTSARHDVFNNVLASKYPESFDPKVPENLVYSGEMNLTDPYLNVPLDAGKLVLSPTRTYAPLMKEIIHQYKGKLDGVVHCSGGGQTKVLHFTDATTHIIKDNLFDVPPLFQLIQGQSNTPWEEMYKVFNMGHRLEIYTDAAHAEGMIAIAKKFNIEAKIIGRVEAPVAGKRLTITGPQGTEYTYA
- the dapF gene encoding diaminopimelate epimerase, whose product is MKIPFYKYQGTGNDFIIIDNRSNIFDRERRDIVAQLCDRRFGIGADGFILLQNKEGYDFEMVYYNADGNESTMCGNGGRCIVQFAQDIGVMNLTTHFLAVDGVHYAFIKEKLVNLQMMNVAGIDTLADDTFFLNTGSPHYVKKVEKIEQFPVFETGKSIRYSDTFAPGGTNVNFMEMQDNWLFVRTYERGVENETYSCGTGVTAAAIAAEKLGIAPQYVLIKTLGGELEVTFIKKSDGSYKDVFLIGPAKRVFTGEIEVDF
- the secA gene encoding preprotein translocase subunit SecA, whose product is MLGILAKLFGTKSGRDIKKLQPLVERINEEFQKLHALDDNQLRAQTDKIKGIIDADLSGIDKQIKEHHDKIAANPDLSIDEKEVVFQAIDKLELERNKELEKVLEKVLPQAFAVVKDTARRWKENGKLTVTATPMDIELASRKKNVQIIGSTAEWSSKWLAAGTEVTWEMQHFDVQLIGGMVLHHGKISEMGTGEGKTLVATLPAYLNALARRGVHVVTVNDYLAKRDSEWMAPLFEFHGISVDCIDKYQPNSEERRKAYRADITYGTNNEFGFDYLRDNMATDKDDLVQRGHHYAMVDEVDSVLIDDARTPLIISGPVPKGDQHEFAELKPRIQRVLEEQKKLINTYLVEAKRYIAAGKEKEAGLELLRAHRGYPGYKPLIKQLSETGIKSILQKTENEYMAENNKRMPEVDLPLYFVIDEKHNQVDFTEKGVDFITGEQEDPTLFVLPDIGSELAKIEKDKSISDQERMEQTEKLLSDYSIKQERIHTLQQLLKAYTLFEKDTDYVIMDGKVKIVDEQTGRIMDGRRYSDGLHQALEAKENVRVEEATQTYATITLQNYFRMYHKLSGMTGTAETEEAEFQQIYNLDVVVVPTNRSIARLDEQDKVYKTTREKYNAVADEIVELTEKGRPVLVGTTSVDISELLSRMLKMRNIKHQVLNAKLHAKEADVVAEAGKPGTVTIATNMAGRGTDIKLTAEAKASGGLAIIGTERHESRRVDRQLRGRAGRQGDPGSSQFFVSLEDNLMRLFGSDRIAKFMDRMGYKEGEVIQHSMISNSIERAQKKVEENNFGQRKRLLEYDNVMNSQRVVIYKRRKNALYGERLKLDILNMIFDLCEDMVFGAYTTKNYDNFKLRSISVFGVIPDITEEVFNKATAETLVKSFYEEVLAHYEQKIKFVKEKTQPTFNELQLTRGETIENIVIPFTDGKRNINIIAPLKELAQSDSRALEQAIERYITLAVIDMHWKDHLREMDELKQSVQNAAYEQKDPLLVYKFEGFELFKKFVYTVNADIVSFLFKADIPKQDTVPVRELKQQPVQQPKYRETKDEAGSAFGGGNANQQVEEAVAPPKAEPLRSQKIANRNDKVSVQYMDGSVKRDIKYKAVEDDLLSNKCVLIEE
- a CDS encoding SPOR domain-containing protein, giving the protein MKNVLELISVFTIILMSSCAAMSQKHKDNSVTYYEDLSTARPAYINPDTLTNSNQAPKKTAVTTFSYDDNKRVAARIDSLTEMNRRIATVQGFRILVYTGSSSDESQRIKQQVYTFDSQLNVYTQYKQPSFRVKVGDFPDRVAASYILNDLKRSFPNAMIVPDQINLVR